From Bacteroides uniformis:
AATAGACCCGAATGCAGAATCGGACATTGCAAGCAATGACGAGCACCTGATAATCCCCGAGGATGTGGAAGTATATGAAATAAACGGTCCTTACTTCTTCGGCATCGCCACCAAATTCGAAGAAATCATGGCGCGGCTGGGCGACCGCCCCAAAGTGCGCATCATCCGCATGCGTAAAGTTCCGTTCATCGATTCTACCGGTATCCACAACTTGACAAGCCTTTGTGAGATGTCCCAAAAGGAAAAAATAACCATTGTGCTCTCCGGTGTCAATGAAAAGGTACATAAGGTACTGGAAAAATCGGGCTTCTATGAGCTGTTGGGCGAAGAAAATATCTGTCCGAACATAAATGTGGCACTGGAAAGGGCCAAAATGATTATCCAACACTAATCCCGGCATGGCACGAAAAAAAAAGAAACAATCGCAAGGCGTCTATTATCTTATATTGTTTATATGTGCGGTCTGCCTTGCCTATGAACCCGTTGCAAAGATACTTTCGGATGCCAGGCAAAAGAGTTCTACGCCTGCCAAGATAGAACTCACGGCAGGCACACGCCTTGAAATACCGGCAAAGCTGAAGAACGTCTCCGAACAGATTCTCCAGCGGAAAGGCTACACAGTATCCTACAACAAAGATTTAAAGATACCCAATTGGGTAGCCTGGGAACTCACTCCCGAAAAACTGATGGAGCGTGAAAGCCGTACAGACAAGTTCCTGCCCGACCCCGACCTGCCTGAGCACGAGGCAGTAACCACCGATGACTACAAAGGAGCCGGCATGGACCGCGGACATATGTGTCCGGCCGGTGACAACCGCTGGCACTGGAAAGCCATGCAAGAGAGCTTCTACATGACAAACATTTGCCCGCAGAACCACAATCTAAACCGTGGCGACTGGAAAGAACTGGAAGAGTCATGCCGCCGTTGGGCACAAGAAGAAGGCAAGATATACATTGTATGCGGTCCTATTCTCTATGACCAACGTCACCGTACCATTGGTAAGAAGCACAAAATTACAGTGCCCGAAGCATTCTTCAAGGTCGTTCTGTGTGCAGACAGCAATCCCCCCAAAGCCATCGGCTTCATTTATAAGAATGCATCAGGCAATCATCCGTTGGACAGCTACGTCAATACAGTGGACGAAGTGGAACGAATTACAGGTATAGACTTTTTCCCTACCCTTCCGGATGAAATAGAAGAGAAGGTGGAAGCCGAATATGACTTGAAACTGTGGTAAAGGAGTTATTCCTTTACCCAGGCATCTACAATCTCGGCTACATAAACCCGGTGCAATCCGCCGTGGTCACCGCCATACCAACGTTCGTAGACGGAATGGTCGAGAAAGAGTTCTTCTTTCATATCGGTAATGAAAAGCTTGCGGCACTCCAATCCCAGGCGGTCCTGCTCAAAGAGAATGTTTCCCCGCTCGGTAACGATAGGATTCAGACCCGTTTCCTTTACCTTATCCACTTCCCTACCCGATTTACTGCCACAAAGGTTGTAAATGCTCCGGTTTTCCTTTCCTAAAAAAGAAAGGGTGAAATATTCGTTCTCCTCCATAAACTCATACGTATAGCGCTCGGAACGAATAAAGACAAACACCACCGGCTTGTTCCAAAGCCAGCCAATACCTCCCCAACTGGCAGTCATGGTGTTGAAATGTTCTTTACTGCCTGCCGTAACCAGCATCCACTCTTTGCCTATCACTTCGAAGAAGTTCTCGCTTAAATCTTTAATTGCTATTGATTTCATAAGTATATTATTAATAAGAAACACTTACCGGTATACCCGTTTCACGTATCCGTTCCGCAATGCGATCCAGTTCCTCATGAGTGGCCTTCTGCAAATCATGGTCGGGCGTTTCACGGTCGATGGTATAAATCATCACTTGGCGGGGAGCAATCTCCTTGACAGCTTCCAGCCAGGGAAGAACAAATTTATCGGATGTATTATCCATATCTTGTCCTTTATAACTTCCTTTGAGAAACATGGTCTGGATAATGCAGTTCCCTTTGAATGCTTTCATCCCTTCTATAATCTCCCGGATGGAGTAATGTCCGGTAGGACGGTCAAGTACACGGATATACTCTTCATCCACCGTATCCAGTTTAAGGATGTTGTTGTCAATCTTGTTCAAAGCCTCGAATACGGCAGGACGATGAATAAAGGTAGAATTGCTCAGTACGCTCACCTTTGCATTCGGAAAATACTTGTCGCGCAAGGCAAGTGTATCTTCTATGATTTCGGGGAAACGGGGATGTGCCGTCGGTTCTCCATTACCGGCAAAAGTCAGAACATCCGGTGTAGGTCCGTTTTGCTGCATGTCCCGCAGGCGGGCTTCAAGGGCCGAACGGACTTTTTCGCGTGTGGGCAGCGGCTGTTTGGAACGATGGTCGGCATTGAAACCACATTCACAGTAAATGCAGTCGAAAGTGCATACTTTGCCGTCTGCCGGCAATAAATTTATTCCCAAAGATACTCCCAGACGGCGAGAATGAACGGGACCGAATATGGGAGACGGATAAATGACAGTCATACTATTTACGATTTGACGATTTACTATTTACTATTTAATGCTCCGAGTATCTATTAATCTTAGCACTCCAGAGTTCATCCTTGGATTATCATACGGACAAAGATAAAGAAAGAAATAAAAAAGCTATCAATCATTCCTCTAAAACTTGATACGCAGTTGCATCTGCAAGTCCGCTTTCCTATTTCCCGGTATCTCATCATTGCCCGAACCAATCGTCTCCCTATCCTGATAAACCGTCTGTCCGAATTTGGCAAGAAACATGAAGTTCTTACTCAAATCATATCGCAGATGAGCGGAGTAACGGAACCCTTTGCCATAGAAGGAAGGGGTATAGAAAGTATATAACAATCCACGCTCGGAGGCGTAAACACGCGAATCGTAATCGTCCGTATGAAACCAGGTTCCCTGCACGGAAACTGACAGAGGGAAGGGGAAAGTGTACGAGCAAAATTGAGTACACTGATAACCTTGCCGTCTATCAAAGCGATACCCTTCCCCATCCTGCTGA
This genomic window contains:
- a CDS encoding DNA/RNA non-specific endonuclease encodes the protein MARKKKKQSQGVYYLILFICAVCLAYEPVAKILSDARQKSSTPAKIELTAGTRLEIPAKLKNVSEQILQRKGYTVSYNKDLKIPNWVAWELTPEKLMERESRTDKFLPDPDLPEHEAVTTDDYKGAGMDRGHMCPAGDNRWHWKAMQESFYMTNICPQNHNLNRGDWKELEESCRRWAQEEGKIYIVCGPILYDQRHRTIGKKHKITVPEAFFKVVLCADSNPPKAIGFIYKNASGNHPLDSYVNTVDEVERITGIDFFPTLPDEIEEKVEAEYDLKLW
- a CDS encoding flavin reductase family protein, with protein sequence MKSIAIKDLSENFFEVIGKEWMLVTAGSKEHFNTMTASWGGIGWLWNKPVVFVFIRSERYTYEFMEENEYFTLSFLGKENRSIYNLCGSKSGREVDKVKETGLNPIVTERGNILFEQDRLGLECRKLFITDMKEELFLDHSVYERWYGGDHGGLHRVYVAEIVDAWVKE
- a CDS encoding radical SAM protein, with amino-acid sequence MTVIYPSPIFGPVHSRRLGVSLGINLLPADGKVCTFDCIYCECGFNADHRSKQPLPTREKVRSALEARLRDMQQNGPTPDVLTFAGNGEPTAHPRFPEIIEDTLALRDKYFPNAKVSVLSNSTFIHRPAVFEALNKIDNNILKLDTVDEEYIRVLDRPTGHYSIREIIEGMKAFKGNCIIQTMFLKGSYKGQDMDNTSDKFVLPWLEAVKEIAPRQVMIYTIDRETPDHDLQKATHEELDRIAERIRETGIPVSVSY